Proteins from a single region of Flavobacterium sp. YJ01:
- a CDS encoding PASTA domain-containing protein: MSLRQYLTSRVFFLQLLAAAAIIAIIGYLFMHWLTFTTDHGHEIAVPNLSKLTEEQVEEKLDELDLDYVLLDSVDYRSEFPKYSVVEQDPLPGTKVKVGRKIYIKINASGFSSVKIPDLIEKTYREAVPTLKALGLELGTITYIPNLGKDMVLEMRLKGRNLKVGDRVLKASKIDLVLGDGKASYVDESQADSTAAAPAETPNDEQ, encoded by the coding sequence ATGAGTTTACGTCAGTATTTAACAAGTCGAGTTTTTTTCTTGCAATTGCTTGCGGCCGCAGCTATTATCGCGATTATTGGTTACTTATTTATGCATTGGTTAACTTTTACGACAGATCACGGACATGAAATTGCTGTTCCGAATTTGTCTAAATTGACCGAAGAGCAAGTTGAAGAAAAACTAGACGAACTGGATTTAGATTATGTTCTTTTAGACAGTGTGGATTACAGAAGTGAATTTCCAAAATATAGTGTTGTAGAACAAGATCCGCTTCCTGGAACTAAAGTTAAAGTGGGAAGAAAAATTTATATCAAAATTAATGCTTCAGGTTTTTCATCTGTAAAAATTCCTGATTTAATTGAGAAAACGTATCGTGAGGCTGTGCCAACTTTAAAAGCTTTAGGTTTAGAACTTGGAACAATTACTTATATTCCGAATCTTGGAAAAGATATGGTTTTGGAGATGCGTCTAAAAGGAAGAAACTTAAAAGTAGGAGATCGTGTGCTTAAAGCATCTAAAATTGATTTAGTTTTAGGTGACGGAAAAGCGAGTTATGTTGATGAAAGTCAGGCAGACAGTACAGCAGCTGCGCCTGCAGAAACCCCAAATGATGAACAATAA
- a CDS encoding D-alanine--D-alanine ligase, whose protein sequence is MKNIAIIMGGYSSEYKISLISGNVVYQYLDKTKYNGFRIHIFKEKWVYVDQNDAEFPIDRNDFSVTVNGEKIKFDCVFNAIHGTPGEDGLMQAYFELIGLPQSSCDYYQSALTFNKRDLLSVLKPYGIKTAISYYLNKGDEINTDEIVKKVGLPCFVKPNKAGSSFGISKVKTEAELPIAIEVAYKEDNEIIIESFLDGTEVSVGVINYKGEIKVLPITEIVSDNDFFDYEAKYEGKSQEITPARISDELTQKVGETAKRAYEVLKMKGFSRSEFIIVNNEPYMLEMNTIPGLTTESLIPQQAKAAGISLEELFTNAIELALA, encoded by the coding sequence ATGAAAAACATTGCCATCATCATGGGCGGATATTCCAGCGAATACAAAATTTCTTTAATAAGCGGAAATGTCGTTTACCAATATCTTGACAAAACAAAATACAACGGATTTCGTATTCATATTTTTAAAGAAAAATGGGTTTATGTCGACCAAAACGATGCCGAATTCCCAATCGATAGAAATGATTTTTCTGTAACAGTAAACGGAGAAAAAATCAAATTTGACTGTGTTTTTAACGCTATTCACGGAACTCCAGGTGAAGATGGATTAATGCAAGCTTATTTCGAATTAATCGGATTGCCACAATCTTCTTGCGATTATTACCAATCTGCTCTTACATTCAACAAAAGAGATTTATTATCGGTTTTAAAACCATACGGAATAAAAACGGCTATTTCTTACTATTTAAATAAAGGCGATGAAATAAATACTGATGAAATCGTTAAAAAAGTTGGACTTCCTTGTTTCGTAAAACCAAACAAAGCGGGTTCAAGTTTCGGAATCTCAAAAGTAAAAACTGAAGCAGAACTTCCAATAGCTATTGAAGTTGCTTACAAAGAAGACAACGAAATTATCATTGAGAGTTTCCTTGATGGGACAGAAGTTTCTGTTGGAGTAATTAATTATAAAGGTGAAATCAAAGTTTTACCAATTACAGAAATCGTATCAGACAATGATTTCTTCGATTATGAAGCGAAATACGAAGGAAAATCGCAAGAAATCACTCCTGCAAGAATCTCAGACGAATTAACTCAAAAAGTAGGAGAAACAGCAAAACGCGCTTACGAAGTTCTAAAAATGAAAGGTTTCTCAAGAAGTGAATTCATTATTGTAAACAACGAACCGTATATGCTAGAAATGAATACGATTCCAGGATTAACAACAGAAAGTTTGATTCCACAGCAAGCAAAAGCAGCCGGAATTTCTCTAGAAGAATTATTCACAAATGCGATTGAATTAGCTTTGGCTTAA
- a CDS encoding YetF domain-containing protein, which translates to MKQIFEWDRLFFNELPEVFLLEVIFRSTVMFTILLLTLKLAGKRGVKQLSIFETVIIIALGSAAGDPMFYEDVGIIPAAIVFSTIIILYRSVTWLTGKSKKFEEFIEGKTECLINDGKFSVSSFKKETLAQDEFFAELRIRSIEHLGQVRHAFIETSGEISVFFYPDEKVKYGLPILPSLFNAKSKFIPSDGIYACSFCGHTEEVKKGTATCNVCQKEEWVEAINTKRIT; encoded by the coding sequence ATGAAACAAATCTTCGAATGGGATAGACTTTTTTTTAATGAATTGCCAGAAGTTTTTCTTTTGGAAGTAATATTTCGTTCGACCGTAATGTTTACCATATTGTTGCTAACGCTAAAATTGGCTGGAAAACGAGGTGTCAAACAATTATCGATTTTTGAAACTGTTATTATTATCGCATTAGGTTCTGCAGCTGGTGATCCGATGTTTTATGAAGATGTGGGAATTATTCCCGCTGCAATAGTTTTCTCTACTATAATTATTTTATACCGTTCGGTAACCTGGCTGACAGGAAAAAGCAAAAAGTTTGAAGAATTTATCGAAGGAAAAACCGAATGTTTAATTAATGACGGAAAGTTTTCTGTATCTAGTTTTAAAAAAGAAACTTTGGCGCAAGACGAGTTTTTCGCAGAACTTCGCATCAGATCAATTGAACATTTAGGTCAGGTTCGACACGCTTTTATAGAAACCAGCGGCGAAATAAGCGTATTCTTTTATCCAGATGAAAAAGTAAAATACGGATTACCAATTTTACCATCATTGTTTAATGCCAAAAGCAAATTCATTCCTTCAGACGGAATTTACGCTTGTTCTTTTTGTGGGCACACAGAAGAAGTAAAAAAAGGAACTGCAACTTGTAATGTCTGCCAAAAAGAAGAATGGGTTGAAGCGATAAACACAAAGAGAATAACATAA
- the coaD gene encoding pantetheine-phosphate adenylyltransferase, protein MRKAIFPGSFDPITLGHEDIIKRGLPLFDEIVIAIGVNAEKKYMFSLEERKRFIEETFKNEPKISVITYEGLTIDLAKKLKANFILRGLRNPADFEFEKAIAHTNRKLSKIETVFLLTAASTSFISSSIVRDVLRHGGEYEMLVPNAVRAKK, encoded by the coding sequence ATGCGAAAAGCCATATTCCCAGGATCATTTGACCCCATTACACTTGGACATGAAGATATTATCAAAAGAGGACTTCCTTTATTTGATGAAATCGTAATTGCAATTGGTGTTAATGCCGAAAAAAAATATATGTTTTCATTAGAAGAAAGAAAACGCTTTATTGAAGAAACTTTCAAAAACGAACCAAAAATTTCAGTTATAACTTATGAAGGCTTAACAATTGATTTAGCAAAAAAATTAAAAGCAAATTTCATTTTGAGAGGACTTCGTAACCCAGCCGATTTCGAATTCGAAAAAGCCATTGCACATACCAATAGAAAACTTTCTAAAATAGAAACGGTATTTCTTTTAACGGCTGCAAGTACATCTTTCATTAGTTCGAGTATTGTGCGCGATGTATTGCGCCATGGTGGCGAATATGAAATGCTGGTTCCGAACGCGGTTCGAGCGAAGAAATAA
- a CDS encoding alkylphosphonate utilization protein: protein MSIERELSKRSGSKCELCGAEENLKVYQVLPTKKGGIDEAILACNTCIDQIENPDNVDLNHWRCLNDSMWNENIPVQVVAWRMLSRLRAAGWPQELLDMMYLDEDTLEWAKATGEGEDDENKLVHRDSNGVVLQHGDSVVLIKDLKVKGSSMVAKQGTAVRNIRLDHENAEYIEGKVDGQQIVIITQYVKKI from the coding sequence ATGAGCATCGAAAGAGAATTAAGCAAACGAAGCGGATCGAAATGTGAACTTTGTGGCGCTGAAGAAAATTTAAAAGTTTATCAAGTTTTGCCAACCAAAAAAGGCGGAATTGATGAAGCTATATTAGCCTGTAACACTTGTATTGACCAAATTGAGAATCCAGACAACGTAGATTTGAATCACTGGAGATGCCTTAATGACAGCATGTGGAACGAAAATATTCCGGTACAAGTTGTGGCTTGGAGAATGTTAAGCCGTTTGCGCGCAGCTGGCTGGCCACAAGAATTACTAGATATGATGTATTTGGATGAAGATACTCTAGAATGGGCAAAAGCAACTGGAGAAGGCGAAGATGACGAAAATAAATTAGTTCACCGTGATAGCAACGGCGTAGTACTACAACACGGAGATTCGGTTGTTTTAATCAAAGATCTTAAAGTAAAAGGCTCTAGCATGGTTGCCAAACAAGGAACTGCAGTTAGAAACATTCGCCTAGATCACGAAAATGCTGAATATATAGAAGGAAAAGTAGATGGACAGCAGATTGTGATTATTACGCAATATGTGAAGAAGATTTAA
- a CDS encoding DEAD/DEAH box helicase, with product MNKKHHSNNILSNLGIQSLNEMQEMAQDAILNENNVLLLSPTGSGKTLAFLLPILELLQPEILSVQCLILVPSRELGLQIEQVWKKMGTQYKVNICYGGHSIETEIKNLSNPPAVLIGTPGRIADHIDRDTFRTDKIQTLILDEFDKSLQLGFHEQMSFIIGRLPKVNKRVLVSATSDIEIPKYTRVVNPTILDFIPEEEEKANLSMKMVVSPSKDKLQSLFNLICSLKSESAIIFCNHRDAAERISDTLNEKGIYSVYYHGGMDQEERERALIQFRNGSVTYLVTTDLAARGLDIPEMKHVIHYHLPLKEDEFTHRNGRTARMQATGTAYIIIHESEKQLDYIDYEMDVLDVEGKVSLPNPPQFQTIYISGGKKTKLNKFDIVGFFSQKGKLEKDDLGLIEVKDFVSFAAVKFNKVKDLLKNVRDEKMKGKKFKIEVARNVIKKVEEEKKGKY from the coding sequence ATGAATAAAAAACACCATTCCAACAATATACTTTCGAATTTAGGAATTCAGAGTCTGAACGAAATGCAAGAAATGGCACAAGATGCCATTTTGAACGAAAACAACGTTTTATTACTTTCTCCAACAGGATCAGGAAAAACATTAGCATTTTTACTTCCTATTTTAGAATTATTACAGCCTGAAATTCTTTCTGTTCAATGTTTGATTCTGGTTCCATCTCGCGAATTGGGATTGCAGATAGAACAAGTTTGGAAGAAAATGGGAACGCAATACAAAGTCAATATCTGTTACGGCGGACATTCTATTGAGACAGAAATCAAAAACTTAAGCAATCCTCCGGCGGTTTTAATTGGAACGCCTGGAAGAATTGCCGATCATATTGACAGAGATACTTTTAGAACCGATAAAATTCAGACTTTAATTTTAGACGAGTTTGATAAATCGCTTCAATTAGGATTTCATGAGCAAATGTCTTTTATTATCGGAAGATTACCGAAAGTGAACAAAAGAGTTTTGGTTTCGGCGACTTCAGATATTGAAATTCCAAAATATACACGAGTTGTAAATCCGACGATTTTGGATTTTATTCCAGAGGAAGAAGAAAAAGCCAATCTTTCGATGAAAATGGTAGTTTCGCCATCTAAAGATAAATTGCAGAGTTTGTTTAATCTGATTTGTTCTTTAAAATCAGAATCGGCTATTATTTTCTGTAATCACCGTGATGCGGCAGAACGTATAAGTGATACGTTAAACGAAAAAGGAATTTATTCGGTTTATTATCATGGTGGAATGGATCAGGAAGAACGTGAACGCGCTTTGATTCAGTTTAGAAACGGAAGCGTTACGTATTTGGTAACAACAGATTTGGCTGCGAGAGGTTTAGATATTCCAGAAATGAAACACGTTATTCATTATCATTTACCATTAAAAGAAGACGAGTTTACGCATAGAAACGGTCGTACAGCACGTATGCAAGCAACTGGAACGGCGTATATTATCATTCACGAAAGTGAAAAACAATTAGACTACATTGATTACGAAATGGATGTTTTGGATGTTGAAGGAAAAGTTTCGCTTCCAAATCCGCCTCAATTTCAAACCATTTATATCAGCGGCGGAAAGAAAACCAAACTGAATAAATTTGATATTGTAGGTTTCTTTTCTCAAAAAGGAAAACTTGAAAAAGATGATTTAGGTTTAATTGAAGTAAAAGATTTTGTTTCGTTTGCGGCCGTAAAATTCAATAAAGTAAAAGATTTATTGAAGAATGTAAGAGATGAAAAAATGAAAGGCAAGAAATTTAAAATTGAAGTTGCGCGTAACGTAATCAAAAAAGTTGAAGAGGAGAAGAAAGGGAAATACTGA
- a CDS encoding M14 family metallopeptidase has protein sequence MKLFTFLFSLFTITLFAQNNKKYETFFEKGNGNQSATYQETIAYFKLLANDFPTIQMKEMGLTDSGEPLHMITFNPDKEFDFDKIQKTKAVLFVNNGIHAGEPDGIDATMQFYRDLAIGKLKAPKNTVLVTIPVYNIGGALNRNSTTRANQDGPEIYGFRGNARNYDLNRDLMKSDTRNTKSFVEIFQKINADIFIDNHVSNGSDYQYKLTYIMTQHNKLGTVLGDFMNNEMMPALVKDLQKKKIETTPYVDSFKDTPDKGFGQFVDSPRYTTGYTSLFNTIGFVVETHMLKKYTERVKMTYEYMKSTLDFTDANYQKIKDLRVKNLEQYQPKKSYTLKWELDSTKATTFSFLGYEAGYKKSDATTGNRLYYDRSKPYKKDVPYIKEFKSVKEVVIPTAYIVPRGYWNIIDLLKNNNISFKQIKNDTIIEVESYRIADFKTVPSAYEGHYLHRNTTVTSKIVKMAFAKGDYIVPTNQKGVKYLVEAFEPEGVDSFFNWNFFDPILQQKEHYSEYIFEDTAANLLKENPVLKAELETKKQNDREFAKNPEAQLDWIYKHSVYYEKAHMEYPVYRVL, from the coding sequence ATGAAACTTTTTACATTTCTCTTTTCACTTTTCACGATAACTCTTTTCGCTCAAAACAATAAAAAATACGAGACGTTTTTTGAGAAAGGAAACGGAAATCAATCGGCAACTTATCAAGAAACTATTGCTTATTTTAAGCTTTTAGCGAATGATTTCCCAACGATTCAGATGAAAGAGATGGGTTTGACAGATTCTGGAGAACCTTTACATATGATAACTTTTAACCCTGACAAGGAATTTGATTTTGATAAAATTCAGAAAACCAAAGCTGTTCTGTTTGTAAATAACGGAATCCACGCTGGAGAACCTGACGGAATCGACGCAACAATGCAATTTTACAGAGATTTAGCAATTGGAAAATTGAAAGCGCCAAAAAATACGGTTTTGGTTACGATCCCTGTTTATAATATTGGCGGCGCTTTAAATAGAAATTCTACAACGCGCGCTAATCAAGACGGACCTGAAATTTATGGTTTTAGAGGAAATGCCAGAAACTACGATTTGAATCGTGATTTAATGAAATCGGATACGCGAAATACAAAGAGTTTTGTGGAGATTTTCCAAAAAATAAATGCTGATATTTTTATTGATAATCACGTGAGTAACGGTTCTGATTATCAATACAAACTGACTTACATTATGACACAACATAATAAACTCGGAACTGTTTTGGGCGATTTTATGAATAATGAAATGATGCCGGCTTTGGTAAAAGATCTCCAGAAAAAGAAAATTGAAACTACGCCTTACGTTGATTCTTTTAAAGATACGCCAGACAAAGGTTTCGGACAGTTTGTTGATAGTCCTAGATATACTACGGGTTACACTTCTCTATTTAATACGATTGGTTTTGTCGTTGAAACGCACATGCTGAAAAAATACACCGAACGTGTAAAAATGACCTACGAATACATGAAATCGACTTTGGATTTTACCGATGCGAATTATCAGAAAATAAAAGATTTAAGAGTAAAGAATTTAGAACAATATCAGCCAAAGAAATCCTATACTTTAAAATGGGAACTTGACAGCACAAAAGCGACTACTTTTTCGTTTTTAGGTTATGAAGCAGGTTACAAAAAAAGCGACGCCACAACTGGAAATCGTTTGTATTACGATCGAAGCAAACCATATAAAAAAGACGTTCCGTACATTAAGGAATTCAAATCGGTTAAAGAAGTGGTGATTCCGACGGCTTATATTGTTCCGAGAGGATATTGGAATATTATTGATCTTTTGAAAAACAACAATATCTCGTTTAAACAAATTAAAAACGACACGATTATAGAAGTTGAAAGTTATAGAATTGCCGATTTTAAAACTGTTCCGTCTGCATACGAAGGACATTATTTGCACCGAAATACAACTGTAACTTCAAAGATCGTTAAAATGGCTTTCGCTAAAGGAGATTACATTGTTCCAACGAATCAAAAAGGTGTAAAATATCTAGTAGAAGCTTTTGAACCAGAAGGCGTTGATTCGTTTTTTAACTGGAATTTCTTTGATCCAATTTTACAGCAAAAAGAACATTATTCTGAATATATTTTTGAAGATACTGCGGCAAATCTTTTAAAAGAAAATCCTGTTCTAAAAGCAGAATTAGAAACTAAAAAACAAAACGACCGCGAGTTTGCTAAAAATCCCGAAGCGCAATTGGATTGGATTTATAAACATTCTGTTTATTATGAAAAGGCGCATATGGAGTATCCTGTTTATCGAGTGCTTTAG
- a CDS encoding NUDIX domain-containing protein, translating to MYKVFVNDKPLFLTNEISKETDFQLFLLESIDIEQLIIKIFQNKIQKAILYHPDESEMMKTLKAKIPVNKAGGGFVYNKKGEVLFIFRNGKWDLPKGGIEKGEDIEATAMREVEEETGVNQLRITNKLQKTYHIFKRNGKYKLKITHWFEMQSDFEGTPHGQLEEGIEKVAWLNPEQIKEALKNSYENIKLLFEEEEVSTEKIEPPVAYRSGPSSNN from the coding sequence ATGTATAAAGTTTTTGTAAACGACAAACCACTTTTTTTGACAAATGAAATCTCTAAGGAAACAGATTTCCAATTGTTCTTGTTAGAGAGTATTGATATAGAACAGCTTATTATAAAAATTTTTCAAAATAAAATTCAAAAAGCTATTCTTTATCATCCAGATGAAAGTGAAATGATGAAAACCCTTAAAGCCAAAATTCCTGTAAATAAAGCGGGCGGAGGTTTTGTGTACAATAAAAAAGGTGAAGTTTTGTTCATCTTTAGAAACGGAAAATGGGACTTGCCAAAAGGCGGAATAGAGAAGGGTGAAGACATTGAAGCGACTGCAATGCGTGAAGTCGAGGAAGAAACGGGAGTAAATCAGTTAAGAATTACCAATAAACTGCAAAAAACCTATCACATTTTTAAACGCAACGGAAAATACAAACTCAAAATCACGCATTGGTTCGAAATGCAATCTGATTTTGAAGGAACTCCACACGGACAACTTGAAGAAGGAATCGAAAAAGTAGCTTGGTTAAATCCAGAGCAAATCAAAGAAGCGCTTAAAAACTCCTACGAAAACATAAAATTGTTGTTTGAAGAAGAAGAAGTTTCAACAGAAAAAATAGAACCGCCTGTAGCTTATCGATCAGGACCAAGTTCTAATAATTAA
- the pyrE gene encoding orotate phosphoribosyltransferase, whose amino-acid sequence MIFNKDTAEKTAELLLQINAIKLNPENPFTWASGWKSPIYCDNRLILSFPSIRNYVRDEFAKNIEKQFGKPDVIAGVATGAIGVGILVAESLGLPFVYVRPEPKKHGRQNQVEGFLQRGQNVVVVEDLISTGKSSLMAVEALRSEGANIKGMAAIFTYGFGVAEENFKEANLDLFTLSNYENLLDLAVQKQYITEDQQSTLLEWNESPSTWGQE is encoded by the coding sequence ATGATTTTTAATAAAGATACTGCCGAAAAAACAGCCGAATTGCTTTTGCAAATAAATGCAATTAAATTGAATCCCGAAAATCCTTTTACATGGGCTTCTGGTTGGAAATCTCCTATTTACTGTGATAATAGGTTAATTCTTTCATTTCCGAGCATCAGAAACTATGTTCGTGATGAATTTGCTAAAAATATCGAAAAACAATTTGGAAAACCTGATGTCATTGCTGGTGTTGCTACTGGAGCCATTGGAGTTGGAATTTTGGTTGCCGAAAGTTTAGGACTTCCGTTCGTATATGTGCGTCCAGAGCCTAAAAAACACGGAAGACAAAACCAAGTGGAAGGTTTTTTACAAAGAGGACAAAATGTTGTAGTTGTAGAAGACTTAATTAGTACTGGAAAAAGTAGTTTGATGGCTGTTGAAGCTTTAAGAAGCGAAGGTGCAAATATTAAAGGTATGGCTGCCATTTTCACATACGGTTTTGGTGTTGCTGAAGAAAATTTCAAAGAAGCTAATCTTGATCTTTTTACTTTGAGCAATTACGAAAACTTGTTAGATTTAGCAGTTCAGAAACAATACATCACTGAAGATCAGCAATCAACTTTGTTAGAATGGAACGAAAGTCCATCTACTTGGGGACAGGAATAG